A stretch of DNA from Raphanus sativus cultivar WK10039 unplaced genomic scaffold, ASM80110v3 Scaffold0146, whole genome shotgun sequence:
GGAAATAGATGACCATAGCTCTAGTAGACCCACACCctcaaaaaaaacataaacacatTTGCTACAAAGGAAAAAGATCCAAAATTATGAGAACGATACAATTATGATTTCCTCTGGACTTATTCTTAATATATTAAACACAACAGTTTGCCAACAATATCATTTCCTTTGTAATTGTCGATTTATAGTTTTATCCATACTATAAGTTTTGAATTctatatctatttttttgtttaattactTGTTTGACATTCAAAAATCCACCGAAAcaatgtagattttttttttttgcagagcCCAAATGACAATAGAATGGACCGGGTTTTAGCGTGCCCAGATTttagaaaatagttaaaaatatttttaaaataaagaagacGTGATTAAcgaaagaaaattattaaacttaaataatcgaaagcaaaaaaaataaaaataaaatacaaaacgTTATTCAAGAACAACTCTGGCACTCCACGGCTATCGAGAGCCCACGagcttctctcttctctcaaaACTGTCaccattaaaaaataaataaaatttcgtaacgtataaattataattcataaaaaatgCAAGGTTTTTATGAAAAGGTGAGAAGTTAAATCAAAGATCGTGTCAATACTCCTCTGGCTCCCTCATGTGCTTACATATTGTAAACGCTATCTCCTTAAGATTTCACAGAGATTAAAAGTATCAATTAAACAATCATATTATCCACATCCACAACACTGCACAGTTTCTCAGGTGTTTTTGAGTTTCCGAAGTACaatagtaattttttatttttaaccgTGGGCACGGTAATAAGTACAAAGTGGTAACCCCTTGcgagagaagaaaacaaaaaaaaacaaaagtggtAAAAGAGGAATATATGGTAATTTGTTTACCTCGGGAGGttaaagaaaattagaaaaaggaaaataaaaaaaaaactccaaaatttttttattaggGCTTTTCCTTGAAGAGTAAAGCTAAACCGGTGACGACGGCTTTCACTTCTCTCTCCACCGCCACGTCATCACCACCGCCTTCAACAGACAGcaaggaagaggaggaagagttAATCACTCCCGGAGACAAAGACCTCTCCTCAAAAACCAGCTCAAGCTCTGCACAACCTACCTCCATCTCCGCCGCGGCCGCCGCAACAGGCAGCTCCTCAGCGTTCCCGGTGGCTCTGGTATACGACGACATCCACTTAGATCGCATGTACTCAGCCTTCCTCCACGGAGGCAGATGCATTCCTCTCTTCTTCAAGCTCTCCTTCGCCGCCTCGGAGATCAACGCAACGATCTGACTCAGCCGATCGGATTTCCCGACGAAGACGAACGGCAGAGACTGAAACAGCGCCTTGTAACCGTTCGTCTGCCTCGCGATGTCGAACTCCGATTTGAAATCGACGTCGATCAACAACCGTTCTCCTCCGACGATCACGTCTATGTACTCGTATTCGCCGGCTGGGAACGACGGAGACTTGTCCCATTTCGATTTGCAGATCGAAGAGTCGTAGTGAAGAGATAAGAGTCCTTCGTTGACGATCTTCCTCATATCTTCTTTTCGTTTGACTGATTTGTTGTTCTTATCCACAATCTTAGTCGCGTCGGCTAAGAGGTTTATCTCAGCGACGGTTGCGCACGTGAGCAAGCTCTGTTCGGATCAAAATTGCAAAACCGGTTAATACCTAACCAAGAGAATGAATTAAGAGAGAGAAAGGTGTATATACCTTGAGATGATCAGAGGCGAAGAGATCTGATTCATCATCGGATGAGCTATCGTTGTTGCCGTTAAAGCAGTTGCAGCGGTTACGCCCACATTTGGCTTGCTTCTCGTTGTTCTCCTCTAAGAAGTTCTGAACCATCTTCGTTAAACAAACGGAGCTCGGCTCGAACTCCGCCGCGGATTGAGCTTCACCACCACCGGGGAACGGTTTCTCGGAGGCTGCGCTCCTGAACGGCCGATCAAAGAGACGTTTGAGGCGAGATTTGAGCACCGGTTTAGCTACGGCAGGTGAATCGATATCAATCGGTTGGATCTTCATCGTAAACGGCATCGTTTTTAACAGAGACTTGACTACGTATGGTCCAAGTCAATTTCTCTCGTTCAAAATTGACTCAGATctctcaaaaattcaaaaacacggattcaagaagaagaagaagaagaagaatctagCAAAACCTCACAgctaagaaaagaagaagaaacctagACCGTCTTCTTCAATCAGCGGATCATTTTCACAAAACGAAGCAaagaataaaaactaaaaaataaaaataaagtctAGGAGACGGATCAGTGACGATTTTCACGGAAAACGTGACGGCGATGGTCGGAGACGGCGTTAGAAGAGACGGTCATGTTTACTGGAACATTCATTTTTCCGGCGAGATTCATCGCCGGCGAATTTAAAGGTGATCGTaaaatctagagagagagagagagagagagagagatttatatgtatttttttggtaattgttatttttttctggtttgagagaaagagaggttgGATTGTTCTTATAAAGGAGCAGAGAGATCCGAAGCCGAAGAGGCCCAAGACGATGAAACCTGACTAGGCACTGTAAATGCCACGTCACGTGGTAATTGTTTCTCACCGTTTTatcttttttcaatttttaattgcCTTTGTTGTCGTTTTCGTCTCAGCGTGGTGGTAAATCCTTTTTACGGAGACGTGTCAGTAACTGCTAATGGGTAAATTACGTTTCTGGTCCTCGACTGCCGTCGAATATCCGTAACTAATCCGGAAatggatatttttttatagtgaAGCTGACTCGTAACCAATAGTTAAACGACACGTTGCTTAAGCGAATCTTATTTACTCCTCGTTCTGGACCGTCGGGGTATATTGTACCATCTTATGAGAAGTAAAATACAAATGAggtatattaataatatttaattttatcgatggaaaaaattaaattcagtttaaattttaatacaTCATTGTTTGATCCGCTTTATGTCAGTAAATAGGGGAAAACAATATATGTAGACTGACTACTAAAGGACAAAAAAGGTGacaattttcctttttgaaaagaaaagcaTGTTATGGCAGTGATTATCTGAATGTGAAATGATAGCAATATAAGAGTCTAATTTATTTAAGATTAAAACTTTATCCCCATGCTGTAATTATGAAACTTTAAGCTTTGCTTTATTAACCGCATTTAAATCACAAACCTTTAgttaaaattactaaaaatcatgcAAAAAGACGGGCCCAAGTATTTGACCGTTTGGTCTATTCTTGTAAAGAAaagtaaaagttaaaacaaagagaaaaaaaagaggtaAAGGTGGATTTAAAACAAGTGTAGTGTTTGAATTACTCTTCCCTTGTACGCATGTATGCAATTATCCTAGCTGCTGGTAAATTAGAGGACAACCATATACCTGTGAATTTTGATAGTGACGACTCGTACGTATGTAAATAATATGTCGATTTTCAACCTTTTAAAAACTGTatcagatatttaaattttaaatagccatttataattttttttcttgtactaaacaacatttatatattttatcatttcaCGTTGTGTATATTCAGGTCCAAGCAGCGTTGGTTTTTAGTTTTGCCGGGTCGCTGAACAAATCTTCAgtaaaaagaattttaatagaattattCTCTGTGGTTTTCAAAAGTAATTTAGTATaccttttaaattattttataatgtatGATATTTAATTTGTGACACAAAATGgtaaaagtaaataaacagTATAATAGACTTAACATCGGTAGAAATGTATCCGATTCACAACATCGACAACATTGTAATGCTCTAAAAAACTCTGAAAATggttataaaatttaacattttgaccaaaaaaaaaaaaaaaaaaaaaaactctatacaTGTGTTGTACAGATTAATATCATCCATGTTGAAACGAAATAACAGGCTTTGATTTACTTTTTACTTATTTAAGTGCAGTGTAACcctattcaatatttttttgttttgttagatAAAGCAATACTCGATTGTTCGCGTATGTCTGTGCGTCACTAATGCAACATTGttataaaattgaattaatGTAACATTGATAAGCACGAAAAGAAGTGGGGGTCGATTTGCTCTCCCGAAAACCAAAAGCTGATGATACTTTCCCTCTACAGCAATCAAGTTATCAAAACCCTTTTCCTTTCACTTTATTTATCCATTTTCCTCTTGTCAGTAACTAAGGGTGGATGTTGGTATACACATTCGGATTCAGTTGGAGCGATTTGGGTTCCTGTGGTTAAAATTTCAgcatcattaaaatatttataaatttcagttCGGATCTTTACGGATTCGGTTCAGATTTAGATAAttcgtttaaattattttttaaattcattttgtatttaatttttcttaaaatctaaaacaaaataatatattatataaaatttgcaAATCATATTCCAGAATACCTAAATTTAGCATTATAATTTGGTTTgacttaaatatatcattagagaattaatatatatatttcaaatatttttgatatttggagtattgtttagttattttaggtttaatttttatttttaagatttatttttgactatttatatatgtgttcaTGTATTTTTGAACGACctctaaatattttatgtattttggaaattttatacatatattaaatgtaaattaattaatatattcagGTATACAAATTTATTTCAGATACAAATCTATTTATTACATATTAAATCGTTCGGATCTGGTTTGATTCTaattctctaaataccaaaattttgaatacgtttgaatatttaattagttttggtttgaattcaatattaatttttttaattggatTCTATTCGGTTCTCTGGATTCGAGTTTTGTACCCAGTCCTATATGTAACATACTAAACAGACTatgttatttttcaaaatttaaccaaataaataaataaatttcttatattttttacaaactgatttttatataaaagtgaAGTatgtacaaaataataaattataatccAATGACATAATTTTGAGAGAACAAAAGAactgaaatttttataatattttattcaaaaagcTTTTCTTACTAAAAGAGTATAACtatattttcatgtttgttTTCGAGTTAGTGCAATCTTTATTTCTGACTATCACCCATACAGTAAACttgaaaatataattcataactaatttTCTATACATtaatcaaatttcaaattagatctgaaaaatatatcGTTTAAAATTCCATGTGTTAGTTCTatggaaataaaaatttaaattactaatattttattatttttgtatgaattttttttttgtatgaatgTTATCATACAACAAGAAAGTAATACATCTGTGACTCCAAATCTTCGTCTCCACTATGGTGGTTttcatgatattttttttcacaGCAAAGCAATTACCATGAGAACACAAAAACTGGTATATGATGTTTTATATCCAACATAGAAAAACGAACAAGAAAATATACATGAAGATGAAATAAACATATACAGATACATGAAAGGTTTTTCACTTTTGGAAATGATTTATTGATGCAATGTGTAACAAACTCCCAGCATTTATTTGCCGATAACACTTTGTGAGAACATATCTaaaaatttctctattttaaagtttgacagaatttcaaaaataatatttgaggATGTTTCTCTCAAAAAATGAtattatacttaaaaaaaataaattttacataatattttcataaaaacttaacaaaatatccaataaaattaataaaaaattctatattacaataaaatattgcatataatatacataaaaactaaaacattaaatttaaataagtaACAAAATTATTCATTAAAGTTACATCTATAATGATTTcgtatataattattaaaaagtaatcTCATATATAATCAATTAAGAAATTTTTGCTATTCGTGAATTCATTCGatgtgaaaattaaaaaatcatgaaaaataattttatgaaaaaatatgtTAGTGATATTGGAGGTCCAATATCAAAAATACTTGAATAATGTTTGTTGTAATGtttaatatgtaatattttaatttgtgtaatgttttattttgtgtaGTATTCATatgtttattattgttttttattttcattttttgtacTTTGTACTGTTTgttgtaatattatattttatgatatttattttagtgttaattaaatattttgtattaaaataactaaaataactaagaaagtTATTAACTTTATTTGAAAGCTACATAATAAAAAGACTagaaagtaatatatatatatatataaatttttactgtacaatttttttaaaagttttaaatttgcttttagaatgcataaattttgtatatttgaaaTTAGAATATCTTTGTTTTCATTCCATATTTTACTCTAACatagaataataaataaaaaaataaaaaattgttccacttatagaataattttttttttattttataataaaatattttttaagattgcTTTTAGAATGCATAGATAGAAATCTACGAGATTTTTGGAAATTCTCTTAGTgtgtcatttttttttgtcaacagtgTGTCATTTTGTATTACCAGTTTTTTGTTTCTAACCTTTATTGTTTCGTTTAGATTCCCAAGTCTCAACTAAATTTAATCAAAGGGGAAACAGTAATACAAATCCTCTGGGACCTGGCAACACTTATTATTTTCACTCCCGTTTTAcctttttatcttcttctttttggggttttctttatactttatttaattcattaatGATGTGTATTTCAGGCAATAACTTATTATTTACTGAACATTTAGTCTCTAAAATCAACCAGTTTGTCACGCCTTAACCCAACCACCATATCGAAAATTCACAGCAGGCGTATTTCTCTATTACCAATAAAACCATTGCATATTAATATCTTCAAGAAGCAAGTGAATATATTACTATTAGAGTGGTGGTTTAGTTAAATTAGTTATTGGTTTACTTAAATTAATTTTGGGTTTAACCCGGTTAAGGTTCGTTATGCTTAACCGGaattatatataacaaactCATTGTACAGTTTGTCGGTTTGAGCTGAATAACaaacttttcattttttcatcGTCATCTTCATCTTTTCTCTCTCGTCTCTTTTTTTTACCATGTTCAGCTTCAATCTCGAGCTCTAGATTTGATATGGTATTAGAGCACACACGAATCTTCCGCTTCGATATGAGTTTCCCGATTCTTCTGTTTACGCGATTTCTGCATCTTCTATTACTGCTTCCATATATGAATgattaatgttttaaattttcgtTTGTAAAAactgatatttaaaaatataataaatatatttgctctgaaaactaaaacataaacttaaaataaaaaaataaatgattaaacTTTATTGATATTCCAAAAAGCCGTAGACAAATACATTTGATTACGATTCTAACATTTGATTATTTCGGAAAAAGCACAATTGGTGCTTCCGCTTATGAGAACTTTTATCAGGAATAGcagtattatattttgaaacccATCATTAAGTTCCCCTTTAGTCTAAACAATATCTTAAGTCTAGAAAAGATTTTCAATTCTAACAACATTTACAACTCAAGACATGATTGTGAATCTGTAATCCACATAAACACTCTGATGTCTAAATTTTATTTCCTATATAGTCTAATTGTGATTTCATGATTCATTGAATCTGACCAAATGTTCATTTATGGATCATACATATTTTCAACATCATTGGCGGATATACATAGCTGTATCTGAGCTGATTTGGAGATTAGCTACTTCCAAGACTCATATATCATCATAACTACCACTTTTGATTTTCGGTGAATTTAAGGAAAGTTACATCTTTTgaactatttttctttttcatgataTGCTCGGGGAATTATAAAACTCAGCCCTacttttttgataaattaaatgaATATGGATATAATTTCATACTCATTATGTatcattttaaatgatttctAAGATTTTTTCACAAGTATTAAAAAAgtacaaaattttatgtaatttgttTTGGTTGTATAAAAgttacattaaataatattagtttaaccAACTAAAAATAcagtattttgtaattgatcacaaattttaagtgatattaaattttaaccAGATCAGTGAGAActcacttattttaaaacaaaataaacttttaaaaatcaattaaattgaCACGGAAAAAGTACTATTTATTTGCAGCACTTGCTGAacactgttttctttttcttatgaCCAATTCacaattttatcaaattaaaatattatttagtcaATAGAACTCACTTTCTACTATATTTGGAGCTCGAAGCGTATTTTAAGACAtaagaattatatatatcatttattctTATGATTTAAGAACATTTAGAAAGTCCACCCTAATTTTCTGAGAAACTAATATGATAATAACCACATTCTATCTAtttacacaaaagaaaaaatggacACTTTTCTCTTCATAAAAGATAacgagattttttttcttattcaaGAAGTTGTAGATATCGTGGTCCATAGTTTTCATTGGACAATAAAATGAATTAAGTTTCAATTGTAATCTTGTAACAAGTCAAATCAAACGGttagattaagaaaacacagTATCACGTTAAACTGTTAACTAATAGTGAAATTATcgaaaaaattaaagaatacctgtatataaatttataacataCCGTATTATTTAATTCATCGGGTAAAGACAGTAATGCGAGAAAGCGAAGGTTAGACAATTCAACACGGTTTAGCATTCacctatctttttcttttgatagaatatcaaatttattgatcTAAATGGCAAATTTACAGGTATTAAAGAGTCTGTTTTATCCTATATGggaacaaaaaatgaaaaaatatatgagCTAGGAACTAAGTTGAAACCATCGCCTGCGAAGATCTTCAAGAGGGTGCCCTGGGGAATACCGAAGTGACGAGATACGATTCCTTATCTGTTTGTCAATAGCACGAGTAAACTTCTCCACGGTGATCCCAGCTTCTCCATGACGACGTGTGTTGCGCTCCCTCCAAATAGCGTACAAGACTGTCTGAAACGCCATGCGCATGAGAACTGAATCAATGCGGTTGCGCCCTGTCTGAAGGAGTGAGGCTATCGTGTCATCCCAATCTGGTGTAATCACTGGTCCAAATAATCTCCCTGCTGTGTTAAACCAAACCGTGAAAGAAAAGGGGCAGGCAAAAAACAAATGGTCCCTAGTCTTATTTACTTCACCACACAGTATGCACCCTTGTGTAATTCCTCACGCTCTCATCCTATCACCAGTAGAGAGACGGTTTTTGAAGGCTAACCAAGTCATAAACGAGTGGCGAGGAACTGCCTGACTAAACCACACCAGCGCCCTCCAGGCAACCAGCATTCACCTATTTGATGTATTTACGTactatattttgtaataaacatattaacctcaagACTTCTTAACTATGAAATGAGTAGACTATATATAGCGAATATCAGAATAATGCTGTATTAGACATGTTTGGCCTACTTTGAACGCATCGCGTAGATGTAAAGTAGCTTGTGTTAGATATCGAAGAATACAAAAAATACATACACTATTAGACAGATCAATAATAGAAAACATGCATTAATATGAGTTCTAtcaaaaacaacatatttttttgtcaataacAATAAAAGGTATAAATTTCATTTTGTCAACTAAAATGTATGAATTTATTAAATCTAAATTTCTTATTGTAACTGCAATTTCTTATGATGTGGACACTGGACACCTTATAGGATTAAGAGACTTGTACCTCATCAAAAAGACATAGTTCATCACTCTTTGGCTGATTGTGTTCACTAAATTGAAGTTGAGTGTTGACAAggtaaataaaaactaatgtCTATATAAATGTGGGTAACGTCTATACGATCTAACTCTCCAGGAATAACTATATTTTACAGTGTATAATTGCAAATCTTTAAATTCTCTTCATATGCTACCAAAAATATTCTTGACTATACTTCAACTAGACTACAGATACTTTCacatctattattttttttggaaagccGGAATACGGGGTCAAGTTAGAACTCCTTAAAACATGATTCGTATAGTGGTTGGAGCTACTTCTAATATTGTAGAAGATCAAAGTTCGATTCTTGATTCTTCAATTTAAAGACAGAATAATTTGTTCTAAAACAAAAAGGTTAGAACTCTTTCCATGACTTTggcaaactcttttttttttggtggtttAGGCAGAAGGTCAGGTATGACTCTTTTTCGTTTGGGTGGATCGGGTTTCAATGGTTTTGTTCAAACCTAACAAATACTTCAATGCAAACACAAACTCATTTCTCGCATTTGTTTATCCTCAAACCATCTAATTAAAAACATCCCTTTCAGTTATATGTActgtattttgttttgttaaataaataatatatattggtAACTGactatatactaaaataatacttcctctgtttttttaagatacatattctagacttttcacatatattaaaaaatcacattaaaaatacattgatttttgtgaataacaattttccataacctttaaccaataaaaatccaataaacacaattaattttcttgaagttaatagattttcattaaataatatattgaaaaagtaaaaatatatcttttcaaaacaaatttttttcctagaacatggatctttaaaaaacagagggagtatgttttataatataaagatAGATATAATTGAACCAATTATAAATATGTTTCTATAATTTGATTAGTCACAGTATATCTAACAAGTGTAAAAGTTATATAGAAATGcgaaaacatttatattatgaaacagaggagtAAGTCAATATGATACTCTACTTGTGTGTTGTGTTGTTTAGATGCTTTCTAGGGATCTCAGAGTCTCTATACGATTGCGTGCTCGTGTAAAGatgagaaaataattatttacaatgATGATCTGTTAAAAAGCTCAATGgtatataatacatttatagGGTAGGAAATGCTATTAACtaacatgttttaaaattaaaagatgaaACATGAGTATATTGCCATTATGCCATATATccatcaaacaaaaatttatatagtcTGCAGTATCAAAAACATTTAATACAATCTACTCATTTAGCAATATTCAATGTACTAATTACTTCTTCTGTACCATTAAATAGTTTCTTTTTGGTTCAagcacaaaataatataatatacaaCTCAAGTTAACCAACTAGAAATAAATAgtcatcaaataatttttttttttgcaaaataacttataaacatatttaagataaaataagaaaatcttcttaagtatcttttttttatcaaatttctTAAGAATCTTATATTGTGAGAATGAAAGAATAATAAACCAACTTTCCCATTTAGCCATTTTattggaaaatttatttttatttataataaatgtaaaacttATTAACGGACACAATATGTCATTTAATGTAAGCGTAGATGTTGGTGTTGTGTTTCTGGTTCGAAATTTGATAGAAAAAAGATTATATTATGTTTcgatattaaaaagttaattttttctGGCCTGGAAGATTATTTAAACCTAAAGTTGGacatcttcttttttctttaaaaaatgtaaaagataaatgtaaaactTTGACGTGCGATAAATATCTCTTCGTAAGACTTGGTAATATGAAGAATGTTACCTAAAGTATATCATTCTTTGGAGCCAGTTTATAAATGCGAAAATGAGAGtattgttataaaataacttacaattttatagtatcgaaaaatttaaataagagtgaaattttatacccgcagaaataaaagaacactgatataagtataataacgagagagagagtaagttatatgaggaagaagagaatggTGTAAAAGTGCGCATTACAATCGATCGAAACAATCGTTTATATAGAAGTAAAAAGAGAAAGTTACTGTGTGTGTGCATAGTGGCAGTGGGCTCCACATAATTTACTTCACACGATCATTTTCAATGATCGGTGCTTCCTTTGTTGACATTCCATTTTTCacgtttataacactcccccttggagaCCAGTGTCACTATCTCTTCTTGCTTAACGTTtttgttgcctcgttaaaaacctttcCAGGAAAACCCAATGGAAAAAACCATAGTAAGgtaaaaagagtacaaccacGTAAGCTCCCCCTCGGATGAGCAGTCATAGATCATTCCGATGACGCATTCCAATGTTATGAACATGTTTTCTGAATACCGAGGTAGGAAGTGATTTAGTGAAGAGGTCAGCTGCATTGTCGCTTGATCGAACATATCTTActtcaatctctttcttcttctcgagcTCTTGAGTGTATGAGAAGAACTTCGGATGAATATGCTTCGTTCTATCGCTTTTGATATATCCTTCCTTTGTTTGAGCAACACATGCCGCATTATCTTCATATAGAATAGTTGGCTCCGTATTTTCGTCAATTCCACTGCTTGAACAGATATGTCGGCTTATTGATCTTAGCCATACACATTCTCGACTTGCTTCATGGAGTGCGATGATCTCAGCATGATTTGAAGAAGTAGCCACGA
This window harbors:
- the LOC108863102 gene encoding uncharacterized protein LOC108863102, which translates into the protein MPFTMKIQPIDIDSPAVAKPVLKSRLKRLFDRPFRSAASEKPFPGGGEAQSAAEFEPSSVCLTKMVQNFLEENNEKQAKCGRNRCNCFNGNNDSSSDDESDLFASDHLKSLLTCATVAEINLLADATKIVDKNNKSVKRKEDMRKIVNEGLLSLHYDSSICKSKWDKSPSFPAGEYEYIDVIVGGERLLIDVDFKSEFDIARQTNGYKALFQSLPFVFVGKSDRLSQIVALISEAAKESLKKRGMHLPPWRKAEYMRSKWMSSYTRATGNAEELPVAAAAAEMEVGCAELELVFEERSLSPGVINSSSSSLLSVEGGGDDVAVEREVKAVVTGLALLFKEKP
- the LOC108834382 gene encoding uncharacterized protein LOC108834382 translates to MLVAWRALVWFSQAVPRHSFMTWLAFKNRLSTAGRLFGPVITPDWDDTIASLLQTGRNRIDSVLMRMAFQTVLYAIWRERNTRRHGEAGITVEKFTRAIDKQIRNRISSLRYSPGHPLEDLRRRWFQLSS